Proteins encoded in a region of the Nocardia asteroides genome:
- a CDS encoding ABC transporter permease, with amino-acid sequence MNLFLDAWHYFTDGANWSGPSGIGTRIAQHLWYSFLVIAVSAVIAVPLGLVIGHTRRGAAVLVGFANAMRALPTLGLLTFLVLLLGLGLIPPLLALVTVGIPPLLAGAYAGIANVPADVVDASRAMGMTERQILFRVEVPNALPILLTGLRGATLQVVATATIAAYVNLGGLGRYIFDGISLYRYDRVLLGALLVALLAMVLDGLLAFAVWACAPGTGRLRLIEPKRRPLEAERAPFS; translated from the coding sequence ATGAATCTTTTCCTCGACGCCTGGCACTACTTCACCGACGGCGCCAACTGGAGCGGTCCGTCCGGAATCGGGACCCGCATCGCCCAGCACCTGTGGTACAGCTTCCTGGTCATCGCCGTCTCGGCGGTGATCGCGGTCCCCCTCGGCCTGGTCATCGGGCACACCCGGCGCGGAGCGGCGGTGCTGGTCGGCTTCGCCAACGCCATGCGCGCGCTGCCGACCCTCGGTCTGCTGACGTTCCTGGTGCTGCTGCTGGGCCTCGGCCTGATCCCGCCACTGCTGGCCCTGGTCACGGTGGGCATTCCCCCACTGCTGGCGGGCGCGTACGCCGGAATCGCGAACGTGCCCGCCGATGTCGTGGACGCCTCACGCGCCATGGGCATGACCGAGCGACAGATCCTGTTCCGGGTGGAGGTGCCCAACGCGCTGCCCATCCTGCTCACCGGCCTGCGCGGTGCCACCCTCCAGGTGGTGGCCACCGCGACGATCGCCGCCTACGTCAACCTCGGCGGTCTGGGCCGGTACATCTTCGACGGCATCAGCCTCTACCGGTACGACCGGGTGCTGCTGGGTGCGCTGCTGGTTGCGCTGCTGGCGATGGTGCTGGACGGCCTGCTGGCGTTCGCCGTGTGGGCCTGCGCACCGGGAACCGGTCGGTTGCGGCTCATCGAACCGAAAAGGCGCCCGCTCGAGGCAGAGCGGGCGCCTTTCAGCTGA